In Natrinema amylolyticum, the following are encoded in one genomic region:
- a CDS encoding MBL fold metallo-hydrolase — protein MSQFRAADIEFPTAETDDADLENGSIFFVGTATVIIEYAGFTILTDPNFLHSGDHVHLGYGITSRRRTDPAIEIEELPSIDFVLLSHYHGDHFDRVVEEKLDEDLPIVTTHHAAEELDEKGFHETYPLETWEECHLRKGDARLTITAMPGRHGPPVVSKGLPPVMGSMLEFRSDDEAASPDEPPLVRLYVSGDTVVYDALEEIPERYPEIDLALLHLGGTRILGVLLTMDADQGVEAVDLIDAETSIPIHYNDYEVFRSPLSNFKAAVEKAGLEDRVDYLEHGETYEFEPPSDRR, from the coding sequence ATGAGCCAGTTCCGTGCCGCCGACATCGAGTTCCCGACGGCCGAGACGGACGACGCCGACCTCGAGAACGGATCGATCTTCTTCGTTGGGACCGCGACGGTGATCATCGAGTACGCCGGCTTTACGATCCTCACGGATCCGAACTTCCTCCACAGCGGCGATCACGTTCACCTCGGCTACGGGATCACGTCCCGACGGCGGACCGATCCCGCCATCGAGATCGAGGAGTTGCCGTCGATCGACTTCGTCCTGCTCTCTCACTATCACGGCGATCACTTCGACCGCGTGGTCGAAGAGAAACTCGACGAGGACCTGCCGATCGTGACGACCCACCACGCGGCCGAGGAACTCGACGAGAAAGGGTTTCACGAGACCTATCCCCTCGAGACCTGGGAGGAGTGTCACCTCCGGAAGGGCGACGCGCGGCTCACGATCACGGCGATGCCCGGCCGCCACGGCCCGCCGGTCGTCTCGAAGGGGCTCCCCCCGGTGATGGGCAGCATGCTCGAGTTTCGGTCCGACGACGAGGCGGCGAGCCCGGACGAGCCGCCGCTCGTGCGGCTCTACGTCTCTGGCGATACGGTCGTCTACGACGCGCTCGAGGAGATCCCGGAGCGCTACCCCGAGATCGACCTCGCGTTGCTCCACCTCGGCGGGACGCGGATTCTGGGCGTTCTCCTGACGATGGACGCCGACCAGGGCGTCGAAGCGGTCGACCTGATCGACGCGGAGACGTCGATCCCGATCCACTACAACGATTACGAGGTGTTTCGATCACCGCTCTCGAACTTCAAGGCGGCCGTCGAAAAGGCGGGGCTCGAGGATCGGGTGGACTACCTCGAGCACGGCGAGACCTACGAGTTCGAACCGCCGTCGGATCGTCGTTAG
- a CDS encoding acetamidase/formamidase family protein has product MSSGHDATTYEIAADDEAIHSAWDNTLEPVQTIEPGDIVRFACRDSTGGQLGPDSTVADVADLDVDRVHTLTGPVAIDGARPGDVLEIELLEVDHRGWGYTLVLPGEAELGLLADEFPEPALYVWEFDGDVARFANDIEVPLDPFPGVLGVAPAEDGTHETFPPRSVGGNVDIKQLTAGATLYLPVAVDDALFSVGDGHAAQGDGEVCGTGIEAPMDVTCRFDLRSDLSIDQPQFETAGPFTPSGRDEPMYGTTGIADDLMTATRTAVRNMVDHLHDERGLDRSDAYILCSAAVDLKLNEVVNAPNWVVSAYLPERLFPAERRRST; this is encoded by the coding sequence ATGTCGAGCGGACACGACGCGACAACGTACGAGATAGCTGCCGACGACGAGGCGATCCACAGCGCGTGGGACAATACCCTCGAGCCGGTCCAGACGATCGAGCCCGGCGACATCGTCCGCTTCGCATGCAGGGATTCGACGGGCGGGCAGCTCGGCCCCGATTCGACCGTCGCCGACGTCGCCGACCTCGATGTCGACCGGGTCCACACGCTGACCGGCCCCGTCGCGATCGACGGCGCTCGGCCGGGCGACGTCCTCGAGATCGAACTGCTCGAGGTCGACCACCGGGGCTGGGGGTACACGCTGGTCCTCCCGGGCGAGGCGGAGCTCGGGCTCCTGGCCGACGAGTTCCCGGAGCCGGCGCTATACGTCTGGGAGTTCGACGGCGATGTCGCTCGGTTCGCGAACGACATCGAGGTCCCGCTCGATCCGTTTCCCGGCGTGCTCGGCGTCGCACCCGCCGAGGACGGCACCCACGAGACGTTCCCGCCGCGGTCGGTCGGCGGGAACGTGGACATCAAACAACTCACGGCGGGCGCGACGCTGTACCTCCCCGTCGCGGTCGACGACGCCCTGTTCAGCGTCGGCGACGGACACGCCGCGCAGGGGGACGGCGAAGTCTGCGGGACCGGAATCGAGGCGCCGATGGACGTCACCTGTCGGTTCGATCTCCGGTCGGACCTGTCGATCGACCAGCCCCAGTTCGAGACCGCGGGACCGTTCACGCCGAGCGGCCGAGACGAGCCGATGTACGGGACGACGGGGATCGCGGACGACCTGATGACGGCGACCAGAACGGCCGTCCGGAACATGGTCGACCACCTGCACGACGAACGCGGACTCGACCGGAGCGACGCCTATATCCTGTGCTCGGCCGCCGTCGATCTGAAACTCAACGAGGTGGTCAACGCTCCGAACTGGGTCGTCTCCGCGTACCTTCCGGAGCGCCTCTTTCCGGCGGAACGGCGTCGATCGACGTGA
- the pdxT gene encoding pyridoxal 5'-phosphate synthase glutaminase subunit PdxT — MSLTAGVVAVQGDVEEHAAAIERAAAARDRQITVREIRDSGIVPDCDLLAMPGGESTTISRLIHSEGIAPEIREHVAAGKPLLATCAGLIVASSDAGDDRVDELGLLDVGVERNAFGRQTDSFEAPLAVAGLDDPYPAVFIRAPVIDSVGDADVLASWDDRPVAVRDGPVVGTSFHPELTPDSRIHGLAFFENEAAAVPALEDAQ; from the coding sequence ATGTCACTGACTGCCGGCGTCGTCGCGGTCCAGGGCGACGTCGAGGAACACGCGGCCGCCATCGAACGCGCCGCCGCGGCTCGCGACCGCCAGATTACGGTTCGGGAAATCCGGGACTCCGGGATCGTCCCCGACTGCGACCTGCTCGCGATGCCCGGCGGCGAATCGACGACCATCTCCCGACTGATCCACAGCGAGGGGATCGCCCCCGAAATTCGGGAGCACGTCGCCGCCGGAAAACCCCTGCTCGCGACCTGTGCCGGCCTGATCGTCGCCTCGAGCGACGCCGGCGACGACCGGGTCGACGAACTTGGACTGCTCGACGTTGGCGTCGAGCGCAACGCCTTCGGCCGACAGACGGACAGCTTCGAAGCACCGCTCGCGGTCGCGGGTCTCGACGACCCGTATCCGGCGGTGTTCATCCGCGCACCCGTCATCGATTCGGTCGGCGACGCCGACGTGCTCGCGTCGTGGGACGACCGCCCGGTCGCGGTCCGAGACGGTCCCGTCGTCGGGACCTCCTTCCACCCCGAACTGACCCCGGACAGCCGGATCCACGGGTTGGCCTTCTTCGAGAACGAGGCCGCAGCGGTACCGGCGCTCGAGGACGCGCAGTAG
- a CDS encoding deoxyhypusine synthase: MSNDHDHDDHHDPERETFSHDPVGHAEVRAGMTVGELAGEYGNAGVGAADLHEAVDVTESMFDDDVTVFFGLAGAMVPTGMRAIVADLIRDGHIDVLVTTGANLTHDAIEAIGGKHHHGAVHAEGKTEREHDETLRDEGVDRIYNVYLPQEFFATFESHLRDEVFPVLEAECEEEGAVSIQRLTEELGRANAEVNERDEIEEDAGIAAAAYENDVPIYCPAVQDSVLGLQAWMYSQTGAFTLDALADMTPLTDIAFEADEAGAFVVGGGVPKNFTLQTMLVSPDAYDYAVQLTMDPKQTGGLSGATLDEARSWGKLEKDADNVSVYADATITLPLVVAAARERLEN; the protein is encoded by the coding sequence ATGAGCAACGACCACGATCACGACGACCACCACGACCCCGAACGGGAGACCTTCTCGCACGATCCGGTCGGCCACGCCGAAGTCCGCGCGGGGATGACGGTCGGCGAACTCGCGGGCGAGTACGGCAACGCCGGCGTCGGCGCGGCGGACCTCCACGAGGCCGTCGACGTGACCGAGTCGATGTTCGACGACGACGTGACCGTCTTCTTCGGCCTCGCGGGCGCGATGGTCCCGACGGGGATGCGCGCGATCGTCGCGGACCTGATCCGGGACGGCCACATCGACGTTCTCGTGACGACCGGCGCGAACCTCACCCACGACGCCATCGAGGCCATCGGCGGCAAACACCACCACGGCGCGGTCCACGCCGAGGGGAAAACCGAACGCGAACACGACGAGACCCTGCGCGACGAGGGCGTCGACCGCATCTACAACGTCTACCTCCCACAGGAGTTCTTCGCGACGTTCGAGTCCCACCTGCGCGACGAGGTCTTTCCGGTGCTCGAGGCCGAGTGCGAAGAAGAGGGCGCGGTCTCGATCCAGCGGCTCACCGAGGAACTCGGCCGAGCCAACGCCGAGGTCAACGAGCGCGACGAGATCGAAGAGGATGCCGGCATCGCTGCCGCCGCGTACGAGAACGATGTGCCGATCTACTGTCCGGCCGTCCAAGACTCCGTGCTCGGCCTGCAGGCGTGGATGTACTCCCAGACCGGAGCGTTCACGTTGGACGCGCTGGCCGACATGACACCGCTTACCGATATCGCCTTCGAGGCCGACGAGGCCGGCGCGTTCGTCGTCGGCGGCGGCGTCCCCAAGAACTTCACCCTCCAGACGATGCTCGTCTCGCCCGACGCCTACGATTACGCCGTCCAGTTGACCATGGATCCCAAGCAGACCGGCGGCCTCTCCGGCGCGACGCTCGACGAGGCCCGCTCGTGGGGCAAACTCGAGAAGGACGCCGACAACGTCTCGGTCTACGCCGACGCGACGATTACGCTCCCGCTGGTGGTCGCCGCCGCGCGCGAACGACTCGAAAACTGA
- a CDS encoding cbb3-type cytochrome c oxidase subunit I, whose translation MSDFPPRTTIKRWLVTTNHKDVGILYLGTALFFLIAGGVLALLFRAHLWEAGGTGLLTNTEYNQSVSIHGLLMVFWFLSPFGFGFANYFVPLQIGAKDLAFPRLNALSYWFYLFSGILVLLSFFQGTSWANGWYMYAPLNVPIYNPGYTLTMGGNTTILALTLFVMSVTLGSVNFLTTIHRCRAEGLGLWNMPLFTWSILLTVWMMLFAFAALLAAVLLLLTDRILLTQYYSSTSQGSSLLWGHLFWFFGHPEVYIVFFPSLGIMFETFQTFTGRRLVGRKWVIIAMVLVAVQSFLVWMHHMFLTTINLPIKTLFMATTIGISLPFDLMVFSLIYTMVKGRVRFTTPFLFNLGALVLFILGGITGVFLGAVVLDYEFRGTYWVVAHFHYVMVAGVTALIGGLYYWWPKITGKMYSERLGKLSFAVYFLGFNLLYFPMFIAWETPRRVFHYGEGAQLYHQAATVGAYVLAVSFLLVFITLAKSFVTGPDAPDNPWTYSRTAEWATTSPPPLENWPNRPSYASGELRFVDDSTATDGGAAAHERIGEAESLEGDHEDHASIWPFGIGIGMFVTFLGLSGMTPYVAEFATARGAEVSGIGSTNILYPLLSIVGVLVLGVTLFQYGRERFNAPHMAIAERWPFDGVGTTKTGVWIFLASDVVVFGAVIGAYVFMRIHTGWGEIEPVPPSEIIGLFNTYVLLTSSFTVIIALTMAERENKRGLLASMGATLLLGFTFLGVKGYEWGQEFAHDIYWFTELQYSMYFVTTGLHALHVILGLLIAAFMIYRIVTVNAYLRDSRPVEFFGLYWHFVDIVWVILFPLFYLM comes from the coding sequence ATGAGTGATTTTCCGCCACGGACGACGATCAAACGGTGGTTGGTGACGACCAATCACAAGGATGTCGGCATCCTGTACCTGGGGACGGCGCTGTTCTTCCTCATCGCCGGCGGCGTTCTCGCGCTGCTGTTCCGCGCCCATCTGTGGGAGGCCGGCGGCACCGGACTGCTCACGAACACCGAGTACAATCAGTCGGTCTCGATCCACGGCCTCCTGATGGTGTTCTGGTTTCTCTCCCCGTTCGGGTTCGGCTTCGCGAACTACTTCGTCCCCTTACAGATCGGTGCGAAGGATCTGGCGTTCCCGCGCCTGAACGCGTTGAGTTACTGGTTTTACTTGTTCTCGGGCATTCTCGTCTTGCTCTCGTTCTTCCAGGGAACCTCGTGGGCTAACGGCTGGTACATGTACGCGCCGCTGAACGTCCCGATCTACAACCCCGGGTACACGCTGACGATGGGCGGGAACACGACCATCCTCGCGTTGACCTTATTCGTCATGTCGGTCACCCTCGGCTCGGTGAACTTCCTCACGACGATCCACCGCTGTCGTGCGGAAGGCCTCGGCCTGTGGAACATGCCGCTGTTCACGTGGAGCATTCTGCTGACCGTCTGGATGATGCTGTTCGCCTTCGCGGCGCTGCTGGCAGCGGTACTCCTGTTACTCACCGACCGTATCCTGCTGACCCAGTACTACTCCTCGACGTCACAGGGCTCGAGCCTGCTGTGGGGTCACCTGTTCTGGTTCTTCGGCCATCCGGAGGTGTACATCGTCTTCTTCCCGTCGCTGGGGATCATGTTCGAGACGTTCCAGACGTTTACCGGTCGACGCCTCGTCGGCCGGAAGTGGGTCATCATCGCGATGGTCCTCGTCGCGGTGCAGTCGTTCCTCGTCTGGATGCACCACATGTTCCTGACGACGATCAACCTGCCAATCAAGACGCTCTTTATGGCGACGACGATCGGGATCTCGCTGCCGTTCGACCTGATGGTCTTCTCGCTGATCTACACGATGGTCAAGGGCCGCGTCCGGTTTACGACGCCGTTCCTGTTCAACCTCGGCGCGCTCGTCCTGTTCATCCTCGGCGGCATTACGGGGGTCTTCCTCGGTGCGGTCGTCCTCGACTACGAGTTCCGCGGGACCTACTGGGTCGTCGCCCACTTCCACTACGTGATGGTCGCGGGCGTCACCGCACTGATCGGCGGTCTCTACTACTGGTGGCCGAAGATCACCGGCAAAATGTACTCCGAGCGGCTCGGGAAGCTCAGCTTCGCGGTCTACTTCCTCGGCTTCAACCTGCTGTACTTCCCGATGTTCATCGCCTGGGAGACGCCGCGCCGCGTCTTCCACTACGGCGAGGGCGCACAGCTCTACCACCAGGCGGCAACCGTCGGGGCCTACGTCCTCGCCGTGTCGTTCCTGCTCGTCTTCATCACCCTCGCGAAGAGCTTCGTCACGGGTCCCGACGCACCCGACAACCCGTGGACGTACTCGCGAACCGCCGAGTGGGCGACGACCTCACCACCCCCCCTCGAGAACTGGCCGAACCGGCCCAGCTACGCCAGCGGGGAACTCCGGTTCGTCGACGATTCGACCGCGACCGACGGCGGTGCGGCCGCACACGAGCGGATCGGCGAAGCCGAGTCGCTCGAGGGAGACCACGAGGATCACGCGAGCATCTGGCCCTTCGGCATCGGGATCGGCATGTTCGTCACGTTCCTCGGACTGTCGGGGATGACTCCCTACGTCGCCGAGTTCGCCACCGCACGCGGCGCGGAGGTGTCGGGCATCGGCTCGACCAACATTCTCTATCCACTGCTTTCGATCGTCGGCGTTCTCGTCCTGGGAGTCACCCTCTTCCAGTATGGACGCGAACGGTTCAACGCGCCCCACATGGCCATCGCCGAACGCTGGCCGTTCGACGGCGTCGGAACGACGAAAACCGGCGTCTGGATCTTCCTGGCCTCGGACGTCGTCGTCTTCGGGGCAGTCATCGGCGCGTACGTCTTCATGCGGATTCACACCGGCTGGGGCGAGATCGAACCCGTGCCGCCGTCGGAGATCATCGGCCTCTTCAACACGTACGTCCTCCTGACCTCGAGTTTCACGGTCATCATCGCGCTCACAATGGCCGAACGGGAGAACAAGCGCGGGCTGCTGGCGTCGATGGGAGCCACGCTGTTGCTCGGGTTCACGTTCCTCGGAGTCAAGGGCTACGAGTGGGGACAGGAGTTCGCCCACGACATCTACTGGTTTACCGAGCTCCAGTACTCGATGTACTTCGTGACGACCGGTCTGCACGCCCTCCACGTCATCCTCGGGCTGCTCATCGCCGCGTTCATGATATACCGCATCGTGACCGTCAACGCCTACCTCCGAGACAGTCGGCCCGTCGAGTTCTTCGGCCTCTACTGGCACTTCGTCGACATCGTCTGGGTGATCCTGTTCCCGCTGTTCTACCTCATGTAG
- a CDS encoding bacterio-opsin activator domain-containing protein, whose protein sequence is MTDSPTGDFHDDSSERETNERDRENASPQALPADLARRFFDACPVAALVIDSTGGIAFATDRASETLGLSREELVGRPYDSSEWTICYDDGTPVSVDDHPVTRVFESGDPESGFEHWIELPDGTERWFSSNAAPLFDEDGGVEFVVFAFEDVTALKRHEERLTSDHVRLLEFRADESAVPPSLRVEDERMWIDIDSVVSLPDGTTVQYMGTSDLTASEFVTAVEEVPHYLDARLLSSVDGYNRIEAHSDSETVAHVFSALGGRPREIVIASDEVRFRGELPGDVDHRQAGDEIRRFHPEAELVAEELVYSPQLLYDIVADALTDRQLAALDAAYFSGYFDTPRTSTGDELADRFGVTRQTLNQHLRKAERTVFQHLFEKSGADGH, encoded by the coding sequence ATGACGGACTCGCCAACGGGCGACTTTCACGACGATTCGTCGGAGCGGGAGACGAACGAGCGCGATCGCGAGAACGCCTCTCCCCAGGCGCTTCCCGCGGACCTCGCGCGACGGTTCTTCGACGCGTGTCCGGTCGCCGCCCTCGTGATCGATTCGACGGGCGGTATCGCCTTCGCTACCGACCGCGCGTCGGAGACGCTCGGGCTCTCGCGCGAGGAGCTCGTCGGCCGTCCGTACGATTCGTCCGAGTGGACCATCTGCTACGACGACGGGACACCCGTCTCCGTGGATGACCATCCCGTCACGCGCGTCTTCGAGTCGGGCGATCCCGAGTCGGGGTTCGAACACTGGATCGAACTCCCGGACGGCACCGAACGGTGGTTCTCGAGCAACGCCGCACCGCTGTTCGACGAAGACGGCGGCGTCGAGTTCGTCGTCTTCGCGTTCGAGGACGTAACAGCGCTGAAGCGCCACGAGGAGCGACTGACCAGCGACCACGTCAGACTGCTCGAGTTCCGCGCGGACGAATCGGCGGTTCCGCCCTCGCTGCGGGTCGAGGACGAACGGATGTGGATCGACATCGATTCCGTCGTCTCACTCCCCGACGGGACCACCGTTCAGTACATGGGGACGTCGGATCTCACCGCGAGCGAGTTCGTTACGGCCGTCGAAGAGGTGCCCCACTACCTCGACGCGCGGTTGCTCAGTTCGGTCGACGGCTACAATCGCATCGAAGCCCACTCGGACTCGGAGACGGTCGCCCACGTGTTCTCTGCGCTCGGCGGCCGCCCCCGCGAAATCGTTATCGCGTCCGACGAGGTCAGGTTCCGCGGCGAACTCCCCGGCGACGTGGACCACCGGCAGGCCGGCGACGAGATCCGGCGGTTTCACCCCGAGGCCGAACTGGTCGCCGAGGAACTCGTCTACTCACCCCAACTGCTGTACGACATCGTCGCGGACGCGCTCACCGACCGACAGCTGGCCGCACTCGATGCCGCCTACTTCAGCGGCTACTTCGACACACCGCGGACCAGCACCGGCGACGAGTTGGCGGACCGGTTCGGGGTCACCCGCCAGACCCTCAATCAGCACCTCCGCAAGGCCGAGCGGACCGTCTTCCAGCACCTCTTCGAGAAGTCCGGCGCGGACGGACACTGA
- a CDS encoding NAD(P)/FAD-dependent oxidoreductase has product MSDPLEYEVAVVGGGPAGLTTALYATRLGHRTVLFEKEGGRHARVTHVHNLLGVSENVSGEQLATHAVDQLEHYGGDFFPDAVESVAKLGDDGDGTPGGGDDPRFRLESTHATVDARRVVFATGFRDRSPEVSELERFTGRGLHYCLHCDAYTLGDGPVFVLGHTESAAHVAMTMLNFTADVDLLLDDREPEWDQETDRQLEAHPVDVVDTAVVSAYEDDTIPDDEPPWLGGLSFADGTERDYLGGFAMYGSAYNADLAADLGCDLRDDGAIAVDEDRETSVDGVYAVGDVTHGQNQTTIAIGDGAYAGLALHKDLRPFPKSLDDLEASDEADDDGADSDGIESDLERSVPGSPPDLRAQMRRVRELETHPGLREPSPGRGRE; this is encoded by the coding sequence ATGAGCGATCCACTCGAGTACGAGGTCGCCGTCGTCGGCGGCGGTCCCGCGGGGCTGACGACAGCGCTGTACGCGACCCGGCTGGGCCACCGCACCGTGCTCTTCGAGAAGGAAGGCGGTCGCCACGCGAGAGTCACCCACGTCCACAACCTGCTGGGCGTCTCCGAGAACGTCTCCGGCGAACAGTTGGCGACCCACGCCGTCGACCAGCTCGAGCACTACGGCGGAGACTTCTTCCCGGACGCCGTCGAGTCAGTGGCGAAACTGGGTGACGACGGCGACGGCACTCCGGGCGGCGGCGACGACCCCCGATTTCGACTCGAATCCACCCACGCCACGGTCGACGCCCGGCGGGTCGTCTTCGCGACCGGCTTTCGCGATCGGAGCCCCGAGGTGTCGGAACTCGAGCGGTTCACCGGCCGCGGCCTGCACTACTGCCTGCACTGCGACGCGTACACGCTGGGCGACGGGCCGGTCTTCGTGCTCGGTCACACCGAAAGCGCGGCCCACGTCGCGATGACGATGCTCAACTTCACCGCCGACGTCGACCTCCTGCTCGACGACCGCGAGCCCGAGTGGGACCAGGAGACCGATCGGCAACTCGAGGCCCATCCGGTCGACGTCGTCGACACGGCGGTCGTCTCGGCGTACGAGGACGACACGATCCCCGACGACGAGCCGCCGTGGTTGGGCGGACTCTCCTTCGCCGACGGCACCGAGCGGGACTACCTCGGCGGGTTCGCGATGTACGGCTCCGCGTACAACGCCGACCTCGCGGCCGATCTCGGCTGTGACCTGCGCGACGACGGCGCCATCGCCGTCGACGAGGACCGGGAGACCAGCGTCGACGGCGTCTACGCCGTCGGCGACGTCACCCACGGCCAGAACCAGACCACCATCGCCATCGGCGACGGTGCCTACGCCGGCCTCGCGCTTCACAAGGACCTCCGGCCGTTCCCGAAGTCGCTCGACGACCTCGAGGCGAGCGACGAAGCGGACGATGACGGTGCGGACAGCGACGGCATCGAGAGCGACCTCGAGCGCTCGGTACCCGGAAGCCCGCCCGACCTCCGAGCGCAGATGCGACGCGTCCGCGAACTCGAGACGCATCCGGGATTGCGCGAGCCGTCGCCGGGCAGGGGACGCGAGTGA
- a CDS encoding Nif3-like dinuclear metal center hexameric protein, giving the protein MELSSVVDRLDEELRTADYADLDASANGLQVGPDDGEIERVAFAVDGVRETFDRAIEADADLLVVHHGLSWGGFDRVTGRTYDRIAPLIENDLALYVSHLPLDGHQELGNAAGVADLLGLEDRTPFGELGPEYIGQRGTATEPYAPNELRERLEENLDTDGQPVQHLAFGPDEIEDVAIVTGSGVDWLGEATATDADALVTGEGKGKAYHEAQEAGIYVFLAGHYATETFGVRSLQDLVEEWGLETRFLEVPTGL; this is encoded by the coding sequence ATGGAACTCTCGAGCGTCGTCGATCGACTCGACGAGGAGCTCCGAACCGCCGACTACGCCGATCTCGACGCCAGCGCGAACGGGCTACAGGTCGGGCCGGACGACGGCGAGATCGAGCGCGTCGCGTTCGCCGTCGACGGCGTTCGCGAGACGTTCGATCGGGCGATCGAGGCCGACGCGGACCTGCTGGTCGTCCACCACGGGCTCTCGTGGGGCGGCTTCGACCGCGTGACGGGCCGGACCTACGACCGGATCGCCCCTCTGATCGAGAACGACCTCGCGCTGTACGTCTCGCACCTCCCGCTGGACGGCCACCAGGAACTCGGTAACGCCGCCGGCGTCGCCGACCTGCTCGGCCTCGAGGACCGAACCCCGTTCGGCGAACTCGGCCCCGAGTACATCGGTCAGCGGGGAACGGCGACGGAACCGTACGCGCCCAACGAGCTGCGTGAGCGCCTCGAGGAGAACCTCGACACGGACGGCCAGCCCGTCCAGCACCTCGCGTTCGGTCCGGACGAGATCGAGGACGTGGCGATCGTCACCGGCAGCGGGGTCGATTGGCTGGGCGAGGCCACCGCAACGGACGCCGACGCGCTGGTGACCGGCGAGGGGAAAGGGAAGGCCTACCACGAGGCCCAGGAGGCAGGAATCTACGTCTTCCTCGCGGGCCACTACGCGACCGAGACCTTCGGCGTGCGATCGCTGCAGGACCTGGTCGAGGAGTGGGGCCTCGAGACGAGGTTTCTCGAGGTGCCGACGGGGCTCTGA
- a CDS encoding pyridoxamine 5'-phosphate oxidase family protein has protein sequence MTTVPPTAERLLESEPLMAHLGTCVEGRPHVAPVWYRYADETVEIVTTGRKLANVRRNPRVALSVQRDEAGHAQWTVTLLGTATVVEDEAETAAARRRINEKYDADADAYAENALVRIDVGSATYRTYDDALE, from the coding sequence GTGACGACGGTCCCACCGACGGCGGAACGGCTCCTCGAGAGCGAGCCGCTGATGGCGCATCTGGGAACCTGCGTCGAGGGGCGACCCCACGTCGCGCCGGTCTGGTACCGCTACGCGGACGAGACGGTCGAGATCGTGACGACGGGTCGGAAACTGGCGAACGTTCGACGGAACCCGCGAGTCGCACTCTCGGTACAGAGAGACGAGGCGGGGCACGCGCAGTGGACGGTGACGCTACTCGGGACGGCGACGGTCGTCGAGGACGAGGCCGAGACGGCAGCCGCCCGCCGCCGGATCAACGAGAAGTACGACGCCGACGCCGACGCCTACGCGGAAAACGCGCTGGTCCGGATCGACGTCGGGTCGGCGACCTACCGGACCTACGACGACGCGCTCGAGTGA
- a CDS encoding HalOD1 output domain-containing protein has protein sequence MSNDTAHSSPSPSRPVGDDSSEIRGRFDDGPTTVVLEIVEAVAAVTNQEPDAMSPLYHTIDPEALTDLVTSARDHPIDVSFSYEGCRVTVSSDGCVVVDPPAN, from the coding sequence ATGAGTAACGATACAGCTCACTCCAGTCCCTCCCCATCCCGACCGGTCGGTGACGACAGTTCGGAGATCCGCGGCCGGTTCGACGACGGTCCCACCACGGTCGTCCTCGAGATCGTCGAAGCCGTGGCGGCCGTGACGAATCAAGAGCCCGACGCGATGTCACCGCTCTACCACACGATCGACCCCGAAGCGCTCACCGATCTCGTGACGTCTGCGCGAGACCACCCCATCGACGTTTCTTTCTCCTACGAAGGCTGTCGAGTGACCGTCTCGAGCGACGGCTGTGTCGTCGTCGACCCACCGGCGAACTGA